AGTCCGCGCTGGCGCGTTCCTGGGTCAGCTGATCCGCATCGTAGGCAGACAGGCCGTACTCTTTCTCAAAGCGCGCGCACTTGGCGTCAGGCAGTTCCGGCAACTCGCCGCGTACCTGCTCCACATACTCGTCGGAGAGTACCACCGGCAGCAAGTCCGGGCAGGGGAAGTAACGGTAATCGTTGGCCACTTCCTTGCTGCGCATGGAGCGGGTTTCGTTTTTGTCGGCATCGTACAGACGGGTTTCCTGCACGACCTTGCCGCCGTCCTCGATCAGGTCGATCTGACGCTGGGCTTCCACCTTGATTGCTTTCTCGATAAAGCGGAACGAGTTCAGATTCTTGATCTCCGCGCGCGTACCCAGCTCTTCCTCGCCTTTCAGGCGCACTGAGACGTTGGCATCGCAGCGCAGGGAACCCTGGGACATATCGCCGTCGGAGATGCCCAGATAGGTGACGATGCTGTGGATCTTTTTCAGATACGCCACGGCTTCCGCCGCACTGCGCATATCCGGTTCGGATACGATTTCGATCAGCGGGGTGCCGGCACGGTTGAGGTCGATGCCGGACATGCCGTGACCGGAATCAAACACAGCTTCATGCAGGGACTTGCCCGCATCCTCTTCCAGGTGCGCGTGGTGTAAGCGCACGGTTTTGCTACTGCCGTCTTCCAGGTGAATTTCGATCTGGCCGGCACCGACGATGGGCTTTTCCAACTGAGTGGTCTGGTAGCCCTTGGGCAGGTCCGGATAAAAATAGTTCTTGCGTTCGAACACTGAGCGCTGGCCGATTTCCGCATTCATCGCGAGGCCGAACATGACGGCAAACCGGAAGGCCTCTTCGTTGGGTACCGGTAAAGTGCCCGGCATGGCCAGATCAATGGCGCAGGCCTGGGTGTTCGGCTCGGCACCGAATGCTGTGCTGGCGCCGGAGAAAATTTTAGATTGGGTGGAGAGCTGTACGTGTACTTCCAACCCGATAACGACTTCCCATTCCACGTTGTGTCTCCTTATTCTGCTGCCGGGGCGGTTTGCTGGTGCCAGTCAGTGGCCTGTTGGAACTGGTGCGCCACATTGAGCATGCGCGCTTCGTCCAGGTAGTTGCCAATGATCTGCAGGCCCACGGGCATGCCGCGGGCGAAACCACAGGGAATGGACATGCCGGGCAGGCCGGCCAGGTTGGTGGCGATGGTGTAAATGTCTTCCAGATACATGGCCACCGGATCCGCATTTTTCTCGCCAAGCTTGAACGCGGGGTTGGGCGCGGTGGGGCCCATGATCACGTCCACCTTGTCGAAGGCGTCGACAAAATCCTGTTTGATCAGGCGACGTACCTGCTGGGCCTTGTTGTAGTAAGCGTCGTAGTAGCCGGCGGACAGCGCGTAGCTGCCGACGAGAATGCGGCGCTTCACTTCCTCGCCGAAGCCT
The Microbulbifer celer DNA segment above includes these coding regions:
- the gatB gene encoding Asp-tRNA(Asn)/Glu-tRNA(Gln) amidotransferase subunit GatB; this encodes MEWEVVIGLEVHVQLSTQSKIFSGASTAFGAEPNTQACAIDLAMPGTLPVPNEEAFRFAVMFGLAMNAEIGQRSVFERKNYFYPDLPKGYQTTQLEKPIVGAGQIEIHLEDGSSKTVRLHHAHLEEDAGKSLHEAVFDSGHGMSGIDLNRAGTPLIEIVSEPDMRSAAEAVAYLKKIHSIVTYLGISDGDMSQGSLRCDANVSVRLKGEEELGTRAEIKNLNSFRFIEKAIKVEAQRQIDLIEDGGKVVQETRLYDADKNETRSMRSKEVANDYRYFPCPDLLPVVLSDEYVEQVRGELPELPDAKCARFEKEYGLSAYDADQLTQERASADYFEQVAAKSGEPKLAANWMMGELAALLNREEKPIEDSPVSAAHLAGLIARIKDNTISSKIAKQVFEAMANGEGDADAVIEAKGLKQVTDTGAIEKMVDDVIAASDKQVENYRNADPDKRPKMMGFFVGQIMKASKGQANPQMINKILKEKLDALL